One window from the genome of Mucilaginibacter ginsenosidivorans encodes:
- a CDS encoding glycosyltransferase family 4 protein, whose protein sequence is MKVLIVHNDFRVYWKGRLLYLKNYLSDRNIDFYAIELFGKGSPYSFDTYENKEQWWTCLFPDRSYDEISISVIKETFLKKLDEINPDVVIAGSIVFFAGALGLRWAKNNHKKFIMFDDAKPSQIKRNFVVQWVKDLITKQIDGLWLPSKDYDDAYQKFIDKNSIVFYGYNCIDNDLFRYKEKRSIDFTTVICVARLVPIKNIDYLLRAWKLIEKRRPNYRLVIIGDGPEFVNLNELTLNMGLKTIVFLGAVNNSDIPTYFYNSSAFVLPSLSESWGLVVNEAMASGLPLLISNKINAANTLLKEGINGFGFEPSNVKSIAENIIRYIDLSLEDKKQMSQNSSRIISEMDYENMGKELVCALSRSETVPNKKPSTLASVLINRWHGRYNTSGWDKL, encoded by the coding sequence GTGAAAGTTTTAATTGTACATAACGACTTTAGGGTATATTGGAAAGGCAGATTGCTATATCTGAAAAACTATCTGTCGGATAGAAATATAGATTTTTATGCTATAGAACTTTTCGGAAAAGGATCTCCTTATTCATTTGATACCTACGAGAATAAGGAACAATGGTGGACATGCCTGTTCCCGGATCGTAGCTATGACGAAATTTCCATCAGTGTTATCAAAGAAACCTTCCTCAAGAAACTGGATGAAATAAATCCTGACGTGGTAATAGCCGGTTCGATCGTTTTTTTTGCCGGAGCATTGGGCTTGCGCTGGGCCAAGAATAATCACAAGAAATTCATCATGTTTGATGATGCGAAGCCGTCGCAAATAAAACGGAACTTTGTTGTGCAATGGGTAAAGGACCTCATCACCAAACAAATAGACGGCCTATGGCTTCCTTCGAAAGACTACGATGACGCTTATCAAAAGTTTATAGACAAGAACTCGATCGTGTTTTACGGATATAATTGTATCGATAATGATTTGTTCAGATATAAAGAGAAAAGATCGATCGATTTTACAACCGTCATCTGTGTTGCAAGGCTGGTGCCAATAAAAAATATTGATTACCTGCTGAGGGCCTGGAAGCTGATTGAAAAAAGGAGGCCCAATTACCGGTTGGTGATCATTGGGGATGGCCCTGAATTTGTAAATCTGAACGAATTGACCCTGAATATGGGCCTGAAAACTATTGTTTTCCTTGGCGCGGTTAATAACAGCGATATCCCTACCTATTTCTATAATTCATCAGCGTTTGTTTTACCCAGCCTCTCGGAAAGCTGGGGCCTGGTGGTAAACGAGGCCATGGCTTCGGGATTGCCCTTATTGATAAGCAATAAAATAAATGCTGCCAATACGCTTTTGAAAGAAGGGATAAATGGCTTCGGCTTTGAGCCATCAAATGTAAAAAGCATAGCCGAAAACATAATCAGGTATATCGATCTCAGCCTCGAGGACAAAAAGCAAATGTCCCAGAATTCATCCAGGATCATAAGCGAAATGGATTACGAGAACATGGGCAAGGAGTTAGTTTGCGCGCTATCGAGATCGGAAACTGTTCCAAACAAAAAGCCAAGTACATTAGCTTCGGTGCTTATCAACAGGTGGCACGGCAGGTATAATACGTCTGGCTGGGATAAATTATAA
- a CDS encoding acyltransferase has translation MKTHVYIYKQLKKIYIVTYLKWVKIPVWFKLKVNDVQVGKGLRSNGVPVIDVWDTGKFSIGDNFLMNNGKRFNIIGRQQRCNFIVYNNGVLKIGDNVGISGSAFICFKGITIGNNVRIGGNVAIYDTDFHSLDKYHRRDAKLDILNTQSREVVIEDDVFIGAHSTILKGVTIGEGAIIGAGSVVAKSVPKNEIWAGNPAKFIKSAIN, from the coding sequence ATGAAAACACACGTATACATCTATAAGCAGCTTAAAAAAATATATATTGTTACCTACTTAAAGTGGGTGAAAATACCGGTTTGGTTCAAACTGAAAGTAAACGATGTGCAGGTTGGTAAAGGCCTGCGATCGAACGGCGTTCCTGTTATCGATGTGTGGGATACAGGCAAGTTTTCAATAGGAGATAATTTCCTGATGAATAACGGAAAAAGGTTTAACATTATCGGCCGGCAGCAACGCTGTAATTTTATTGTGTATAACAATGGTGTGCTTAAAATTGGTGATAATGTGGGAATTAGCGGAAGCGCTTTTATTTGTTTTAAAGGAATTACCATAGGAAATAACGTACGTATTGGAGGCAACGTGGCTATTTATGACACTGATTTCCATTCGCTTGACAAGTATCACAGGCGGGATGCTAAATTAGATATATTAAATACACAGAGTAGGGAAGTCGTAATTGAGGATGATGTATTTATTGGAGCTCATTCGACCATTTTAAAAGGAGTTACGATAGGTGAGGGAGCTATAATTGGCGCCGGTTCGGTTGTGGCGAAATCAGTTCCAAAGAATGAGATATGGGCAGGTAATCCGGCAAAATTTATAAAAAGTGCTATCAATTAA
- a CDS encoding ChbG/HpnK family deacetylase, whose protein sequence is MAEASDHISENILKTRLDRFFARFLKYSMQLPGNIIANADDLGYDEFVNKGILQCFELGYINSTSLMTNMGGFDEAVELVHSNPVIGNVGVHVNLAEGKPLTGFKEDFLDSEGNFDVGKTNKVLINLSAAVKSAFAKEINAQIEKALSKKVSITHVDSHLHLHTLPAFYKLFLAAAKQHKLKIRLAQTYNEGSYMKFYYRKYINNLFRKNNCNYSDRFETVERFLEYKSQRDQNLKVEVMLHPWISGSGLLEDHYDKDTLTRWITFLKNQ, encoded by the coding sequence ATGGCTGAGGCCAGTGATCATATCTCGGAAAATATCTTAAAAACCAGGTTAGATCGCTTTTTTGCACGGTTTTTAAAATACAGTATGCAGTTACCCGGTAATATAATAGCCAACGCGGATGACCTGGGCTATGACGAGTTTGTGAATAAAGGCATTTTACAATGTTTTGAACTGGGCTATATCAACAGCACATCGTTAATGACCAATATGGGTGGTTTTGATGAAGCGGTTGAGTTGGTGCATTCAAATCCGGTAATCGGGAATGTCGGTGTCCACGTTAACCTGGCGGAGGGTAAGCCGCTAACCGGTTTTAAAGAGGATTTCCTGGACTCGGAAGGAAATTTCGATGTCGGGAAAACAAATAAGGTGCTCATAAATTTGAGCGCTGCAGTTAAAAGTGCGTTTGCAAAAGAAATAAACGCACAGATAGAAAAGGCTCTTTCAAAAAAAGTTAGTATCACTCATGTCGACTCGCATTTGCACCTGCATACGCTACCGGCTTTTTATAAATTGTTCCTGGCGGCCGCCAAACAACATAAATTGAAGATCAGGCTTGCTCAGACTTACAATGAGGGAAGCTATATGAAGTTTTATTACAGGAAATATATCAACAACCTGTTCAGGAAAAACAATTGTAATTATTCAGACCGTTTTGAAACGGTGGAAAGGTTTTTGGAGTATAAAAGCCAGCGTGACCAAAACTTAAAGGTCGAAGTAATGTTACATCCCTGGATTTCCGGTTCGGGCTTACTTGAAGATCACTACGATAAAGACACATTAACAAGATGGATAACTTTTTTGAAGAACCAGTAA
- a CDS encoding undecaprenyl-phosphate glucose phosphotransferase translates to MVHRYKQFYNAINLTLDYLVLNISLIVVYNLLDSSLIPWMNNKSYLPVVLVFNLLWLLSSNITSLYNSVSDDDLKVYHSAIKTYLLYLSLICTIILLVIGTKTYFITKEYLFYSMSLFGILLGAWKVVFFALRKSDRVLLSNSRKAIIVGASRAGNELYNQFNNKVLKGYDLLGFFDDEPSKVKQQHLYLGNTSLCMDYVLKNNVDEIFCALPYSEHKTIERLMSDSDKNLIRFKIVPEYHEYFKNTSYLQNLGNIPILSVRAEPLENILNRALKRAFDIVFSLMIILFVFSWLFPILAILIKLESKGPIFFKQMRSGRDNHAFLCYKFRSMRINKDLEHKQATLGDPRITKIGTFMRKTSLDELPQFFNVLLGNMSVVGPRPHMLSHTEQYSQLIDQFMVRHFMKPGITGWAQINGLRGETKTTEAMLERVEADVWYLENWTFLLDLKIVVNTLLKSITGDKNAY, encoded by the coding sequence ATGGTACACAGGTACAAACAATTTTATAACGCGATCAATTTAACCCTGGACTATCTAGTTCTCAACATTTCGTTGATCGTGGTGTATAATTTATTGGACAGCTCGCTAATTCCCTGGATGAACAATAAAAGCTACCTCCCTGTAGTTTTGGTGTTCAACCTTTTATGGTTACTATCGTCAAATATCACAAGCCTTTATAATTCTGTTTCCGACGATGACCTTAAAGTTTACCATAGCGCTATCAAAACATACCTGTTATACTTAAGCTTAATTTGCACCATTATATTGCTGGTTATAGGTACCAAAACATATTTTATTACAAAAGAATACCTGTTTTACTCCATGTCGTTGTTCGGCATTCTGCTGGGTGCGTGGAAAGTAGTGTTTTTTGCCTTGCGAAAAAGTGACAGGGTGTTGCTTAGCAATTCGCGCAAAGCTATTATAGTAGGAGCAAGCCGTGCAGGGAACGAATTGTATAATCAGTTTAATAATAAAGTACTTAAAGGTTACGATCTGCTTGGATTTTTTGATGATGAACCTTCCAAAGTAAAACAACAACATTTATACCTGGGCAATACCAGCCTATGTATGGATTATGTGCTAAAAAACAATGTAGACGAGATATTTTGTGCGCTGCCTTATTCTGAACATAAAACTATCGAAAGGCTTATGTCTGATTCGGACAAGAATCTTATCCGTTTCAAAATTGTTCCGGAATATCATGAATATTTCAAGAACACGTCATACCTGCAGAACCTTGGTAATATTCCAATCCTTTCGGTACGTGCTGAGCCTTTAGAAAATATACTGAACAGGGCATTAAAACGTGCTTTCGATATCGTATTCTCGCTAATGATTATTTTGTTTGTATTTAGCTGGTTGTTCCCGATCCTTGCGATATTGATCAAGTTAGAGTCGAAGGGCCCTATATTCTTTAAGCAAATGCGTTCCGGACGTGATAACCATGCTTTCCTGTGCTATAAGTTCAGAAGTATGCGGATCAACAAAGATCTTGAGCACAAACAAGCAACGCTGGGAGATCCACGCATAACCAAAATCGGTACTTTCATGCGTAAAACAAGTCTGGACGAGTTACCGCAGTTCTTTAACGTACTGTTGGGTAATATGTCGGTAGTCGGCCCTCGTCCTCACATGTTGAGCCATACAGAACAGTATTCGCAGCTGATAGACCAGTTTATGGTACGCCACTTTATGAAACCAGGCATTACCGGCTGGGCGCAGATAAACGGCCTTCGTGGCGAAACCAAGACAACCGAGGCTATGCTTGAACGTGTTGAAGCCGACGTATGGTATCTTGAAAACTGGACTTTCCTGCTTGACCTGAAGATTGTAGTTAATACTTTATTGAAATCGATCACAGGCGATAAGAACGCATATTAA
- a CDS encoding glycosyltransferase family protein, translating to MKLAPILLFTYKRFESLKDTVQALQQNPLAGESDLYIFSDGCKKEEDLKQVTKVREFIKTITGFKKITITEQEKNKGLANSIIDGVTSVMKLSDKVIVLEDDLYTTPNFLNFMNEALDYYVDKPKVFSVSAYSFDLGESKTDNDDAYFVNRGWSWGWGTWKDRWEGVDWQVKDYESFKNDKRRRKEFAKGGTDLNIMLHRQVSGLIDSWAIRWFYHQYKVGGLTLYPVHSKVRNNGFDEYATHTTGAAYRFAPSLDAEQSTKFKLPEIIAINPYYQSKFQKKMGILERIKYRLNNIFRKIFK from the coding sequence ATGAAACTGGCCCCTATTTTATTATTCACTTACAAAAGGTTTGAAAGCCTGAAGGATACGGTGCAGGCACTGCAACAGAATCCCCTTGCAGGAGAATCTGATCTTTATATATTTTCTGACGGGTGCAAGAAAGAAGAGGACCTGAAACAGGTAACAAAGGTTCGGGAATTTATAAAGACGATAACCGGTTTTAAAAAGATAACGATAACCGAACAGGAAAAAAACAAAGGCCTGGCCAATTCCATCATCGATGGCGTTACGTCGGTAATGAAACTATCGGACAAAGTAATTGTATTGGAGGACGATCTGTATACAACCCCCAATTTCCTGAATTTTATGAATGAGGCCCTTGACTATTATGTTGATAAACCAAAGGTTTTTTCGGTCTCGGCGTACTCATTTGATTTAGGAGAAAGCAAAACCGATAATGACGACGCTTATTTTGTCAATAGGGGATGGTCGTGGGGATGGGGCACGTGGAAAGACAGGTGGGAAGGCGTTGACTGGCAGGTAAAGGATTACGAGAGCTTTAAGAACGATAAGCGTAGGAGAAAAGAATTTGCCAAAGGCGGAACAGATCTGAACATTATGTTACACAGGCAGGTAAGCGGCCTGATCGATTCCTGGGCTATACGCTGGTTCTATCATCAGTATAAAGTTGGTGGGCTTACGCTGTACCCGGTTCACTCCAAAGTGCGAAATAATGGGTTTGATGAATACGCGACACACACAACCGGGGCAGCTTATCGCTTTGCGCCCTCGCTTGATGCCGAACAATCGACCAAGTTTAAATTGCCCGAAATAATCGCGATTAATCCTTATTATCAAAGTAAGTTTCAGAAGAAAATGGGGATTTTGGAGCGAATAAAGTATCGGTTGAACAATATTTTTAGAAAAATTTTCAAATAG
- a CDS encoding glycosyltransferase family 4 protein: MKKVLLSVFACQPKKGSEFSNGWNWAIGLANKGYEVHCLTLRTNRPFIEEVEAPANLHFHYVEMPFKLQAMHRWSQPTLYLHYIMWQRLAYNIAKRLHKKLKFDLAHHISWGSPQMGSFLYKLNIPFIFGPAGGGQNAPEAFKKYFLCHWASEIKREKVSDFLVKNNPACKKMLQNAHAVIVSNQETFEFVKDIGAKNVSLSIDHALPESFFPEKFIAKTPVPGTLKMLWVGRFMPRKGLLMTLDVMNRLKAYPNITLTIVGDGEMKEDIIKKINDDGLGDTVTMTGMIPYEQVREYYSTCDVFFFTSLRDSCPAQLTEAMAFGMPVVTINLHGQGFVINDDTGIRCKCDTPETAINELEKAIIGLYNNPEKVTKMSQAAFEFAKKQTWAARIDELVKRHYPV; the protein is encoded by the coding sequence ATGAAAAAAGTACTGCTATCCGTATTCGCATGTCAACCAAAAAAAGGATCTGAGTTCAGCAACGGCTGGAACTGGGCTATTGGCCTTGCAAATAAGGGTTACGAAGTACATTGCCTTACATTACGGACTAATCGACCTTTTATTGAGGAGGTTGAGGCTCCCGCAAACCTTCATTTCCATTACGTTGAGATGCCGTTCAAATTGCAGGCTATGCACAGGTGGTCGCAACCTACACTTTATTTGCATTACATTATGTGGCAGCGGCTGGCTTATAATATAGCTAAGAGATTGCACAAAAAGCTCAAATTCGACCTGGCGCACCATATCAGCTGGGGAAGTCCGCAAATGGGTTCGTTTTTATATAAACTGAATATCCCTTTTATTTTCGGGCCGGCAGGTGGCGGACAAAACGCACCCGAAGCATTTAAGAAATATTTTCTTTGTCATTGGGCATCGGAGATAAAAAGAGAGAAGGTTTCCGATTTTTTGGTGAAGAATAATCCCGCCTGCAAAAAGATGCTTCAAAATGCTCATGCCGTTATCGTATCAAACCAGGAAACTTTTGAGTTTGTAAAGGATATCGGGGCAAAAAATGTTTCTTTATCAATTGATCACGCGTTGCCCGAAAGTTTTTTTCCTGAAAAATTTATTGCAAAAACCCCTGTACCGGGTACCTTAAAAATGTTGTGGGTGGGCAGGTTTATGCCCAGGAAGGGTCTCTTGATGACACTTGACGTTATGAACAGGCTGAAAGCGTATCCTAATATTACGCTTACCATAGTGGGCGATGGGGAAATGAAAGAAGATATTATTAAAAAAATAAATGATGACGGGCTTGGGGATACGGTGACAATGACCGGAATGATACCCTATGAGCAAGTTAGAGAATACTATTCGACTTGTGACGTTTTCTTTTTTACATCTCTGCGCGATTCGTGTCCCGCTCAACTTACCGAAGCAATGGCCTTTGGTATGCCCGTGGTTACGATAAACCTTCACGGGCAGGGGTTTGTAATAAACGATGACACCGGCATCCGCTGCAAGTGCGACACACCGGAAACAGCTATTAATGAATTGGAAAAAGCTATCATCGGGCTATATAATAACCCGGAAAAGGTGACGAAGATGAGCCAGGCAGCATTTGAATTTGCAAAAAAACAAACCTGGGCTGCGCGGATCGATGAGCTGGTAAAGCGTCATTACCCGGTTTAA
- a CDS encoding acyltransferase: MLIDYLKKLRDLYLVKVKWSQYKIGKGFHAGARVSLWARDTLIIGDDFYIGRDSLIETDCIIGNHVMLGNKVAMIGRYDHNFQQPGTPIRLASQVRDNDYKWRGLHDVIIVEDDVWIGYGTVIMGGVWIGTGSIIASGSIVTRDVEPYSIYAGSPAVKLKDRFDSVEDLEKHKQLYKLNYQ; the protein is encoded by the coding sequence ATGCTGATCGACTATTTAAAAAAGCTGCGCGATCTTTACCTGGTGAAAGTTAAATGGTCGCAATATAAAATCGGGAAAGGATTCCATGCAGGGGCCCGCGTAAGCTTGTGGGCCAGGGACACCCTTATCATAGGTGATGATTTTTATATTGGCCGCGACTCGCTAATAGAGACAGATTGCATTATTGGTAACCATGTTATGCTCGGTAATAAAGTGGCGATGATCGGCAGGTACGACCATAATTTCCAGCAACCAGGTACACCGATAAGGCTGGCAAGCCAGGTGCGCGATAACGACTATAAGTGGCGCGGACTTCACGACGTTATCATTGTGGAGGACGATGTCTGGATTGGTTATGGTACCGTAATAATGGGCGGGGTGTGGATAGGTACCGGAAGTATAATCGCTTCAGGGTCTATTGTAACAAGAGATGTGGAACCTTACTCCATTTATGCGGGAAGCCCGGCGGTGAAGTTAAAAGACCGTTTCGATTCGGTTGAAGATCTTGAAAAGCATAAGCAATTGTACAAGCTTAATTATCAATAG
- a CDS encoding glycosyltransferase family 61 protein, protein MLDRLKPAIYAFVKKNPRIRNAAMAALGVFMKTKDFAIRVITRPETFGPPIGIIDYTDDFKNNIGRGNLTCVTAFKEVSAPASVSRDLPVTIDKIPHWNFRQKQTVTDPATYVMELKDCRVYDDGIVITPDNLMFGGVSQFIEAGEYIKDITRHPIFSKKELPPLKKVKGTVAVLSAPSGRGYYHWMFDVLPRIQLLRSAGYGFNAIDKFLVNNYISRFHIETLNMMGIPRNKIMESQYNPHIQAERLIVPSLVGDTGSIPKYACDFLRAEFLPKIDRNKKHSKRIYVNRGQVVHRRVTNEPQIVELLQQYGFESIALETMSLLEQIALMASAEVIIAPHGAGLTNIVFSEPGTTIIEFLHPGAVNVMYWTISADMGYKYHYLLSEGEAPPDFVNPYLNGNDMTINIDKLKELLALAAIN, encoded by the coding sequence ATGCTCGACCGCCTAAAGCCTGCTATCTATGCCTTTGTAAAGAAAAACCCCCGTATACGTAACGCCGCCATGGCAGCGCTGGGTGTTTTTATGAAAACAAAAGACTTTGCAATACGCGTAATTACACGGCCCGAAACATTCGGGCCCCCGATTGGCATTATTGACTATACAGACGATTTTAAAAATAACATCGGGAGAGGTAACCTTACATGTGTTACCGCTTTTAAAGAGGTATCTGCACCGGCAAGCGTAAGCAGGGACCTTCCTGTTACCATAGATAAAATCCCACATTGGAATTTTAGGCAAAAACAAACCGTCACCGATCCGGCTACCTATGTAATGGAGCTGAAGGACTGCAGGGTTTATGATGATGGTATAGTCATCACCCCGGATAACCTGATGTTCGGGGGCGTTTCACAATTTATAGAAGCAGGTGAATATATTAAAGATATAACGCGACATCCCATATTCTCAAAAAAAGAACTGCCTCCATTGAAGAAAGTAAAGGGTACTGTAGCGGTATTGTCTGCGCCATCGGGAAGGGGATATTATCATTGGATGTTTGATGTTTTACCAAGGATACAATTGCTCAGAAGTGCCGGCTATGGCTTTAATGCCATCGATAAATTCCTGGTAAATAATTATATATCAAGGTTTCATATCGAAACGCTGAATATGATGGGCATACCGAGGAATAAGATCATGGAGAGCCAGTATAACCCGCACATACAAGCCGAAAGGTTAATAGTTCCATCACTGGTTGGCGATACAGGCAGTATACCTAAATACGCCTGTGATTTTTTAAGGGCCGAATTCCTTCCCAAAATCGACAGAAATAAAAAGCATTCGAAAAGAATATATGTTAACAGGGGCCAGGTGGTGCACCGGCGCGTAACAAATGAACCCCAAATTGTTGAACTGCTGCAACAATATGGTTTCGAAAGCATAGCGTTGGAAACTATGTCGCTGTTAGAGCAGATAGCTTTAATGGCGTCGGCCGAGGTTATCATAGCACCACATGGAGCCGGGCTGACCAATATTGTATTTAGTGAACCCGGAACTACAATAATCGAATTTTTACACCCGGGCGCCGTAAATGTTATGTACTGGACAATATCTGCGGATATGGGATACAAATACCATTATCTTCTGTCGGAGGGAGAGGCGCCGCCCGATTTTGTAAACCCTTATCTAAATGGTAATGATATGACCATTAATATAGATAAGCTAAAAGAGTTGTTAGCTTTGGCGGCTATAAATTAA
- a CDS encoding WecB/TagA/CpsF family glycosyltransferase — MAPFETIELFDYSILSSGIGFLQTDAKCVVNTINQYSYIIAEKDPAFKKALQNSDILLPDGIGIVVAAKVLEKKKIKKVAGADLHKYLLEKLNEEGGSCFYLGSSEKTLAKIKERLEREYPNIKAEFYSPPYKPQFSDEDNAAMINAVNGFKPDVLFVGMTAPKQEKWNDENKDKLEANVICSIGAVFDFYAGTITRPGKVWVNLGLEWFIRLLKEPKRMSKRYIYYGFPFVWMIISRGVGSAFSGSKS, encoded by the coding sequence ATGGCTCCATTCGAAACAATAGAACTGTTTGATTATTCAATACTTTCTTCCGGGATCGGCTTTTTACAGACCGATGCAAAATGCGTTGTTAATACTATAAATCAATATTCTTATATAATTGCCGAAAAGGATCCTGCGTTCAAAAAAGCATTGCAGAACTCAGATATTTTGCTACCGGATGGGATCGGGATTGTTGTGGCCGCGAAAGTGCTGGAGAAAAAAAAGATAAAAAAAGTAGCAGGAGCGGACCTTCATAAATATTTGCTCGAAAAGCTAAATGAAGAAGGAGGAAGCTGTTTTTACCTGGGTTCATCGGAGAAAACGCTTGCAAAGATAAAGGAGCGCCTTGAACGGGAATACCCTAATATAAAAGCGGAATTTTATTCCCCACCATATAAGCCCCAATTTAGCGACGAGGATAATGCGGCAATGATAAACGCAGTAAATGGATTTAAACCGGATGTACTTTTTGTTGGTATGACAGCGCCCAAGCAGGAGAAATGGAACGATGAAAATAAAGATAAACTAGAGGCTAATGTTATATGCTCGATAGGGGCGGTATTCGATTTTTATGCCGGCACCATAACGCGCCCCGGAAAGGTTTGGGTAAACTTGGGGCTCGAATGGTTTATCAGGCTTTTGAAAGAACCTAAACGCATGAGTAAAAGATATATATACTACGGCTTTCCGTTTGTTTGGATGATCATAAGCAGGGGAGTCGGCAGCGCATTTAGCGGATCAAAATCATAA
- a CDS encoding glycosyltransferase family 2 protein: MSATPLKIASLACSYNRKEKTVAFLKSLLSQKVPEGYTLDAYLLDDNSSDGTADYVRANFPSITLVEGTGSLYWAGGMRTVWTAARKKGDYDFYLLLNDDVRLFDDTIPRLLAAHKLSKYPQNVLVGTVKDDEKLTITYGGHKLIRRQTGKVVTVVPSDTELLECDLGNANIMLVDKATVEKIGILSDSFTHGLADFDYTLRAVKSGGKAWVAPGYYGYCINDHGKSWLPGSIPLKKRIAYLYSPTGISYKEYLLYTRRHFPLILPSVFVKAWLKTLFPILYDKFKKQ, from the coding sequence GTGTCAGCTACTCCATTAAAAATCGCATCGCTTGCATGCTCCTATAACCGGAAAGAAAAAACCGTCGCATTTTTAAAAAGTTTGCTATCGCAAAAAGTCCCCGAAGGATATACATTGGACGCATACTTGCTGGATGATAATTCATCTGATGGTACGGCTGATTATGTCAGGGCGAATTTTCCATCGATAACTTTGGTTGAGGGCACTGGCTCGTTATATTGGGCGGGTGGAATGCGCACAGTATGGACAGCAGCAAGGAAAAAAGGAGACTATGATTTTTACCTGCTGCTAAATGATGATGTCCGCTTGTTCGACGATACGATCCCGAGGCTTTTGGCAGCTCATAAACTGTCAAAATATCCGCAGAATGTTTTGGTGGGAACCGTAAAGGATGATGAGAAACTGACTATTACTTATGGTGGGCACAAACTTATAAGAAGGCAAACTGGCAAGGTGGTTACTGTAGTGCCAAGTGACACCGAATTGCTCGAATGCGATCTCGGCAATGCAAATATCATGCTGGTGGATAAGGCTACTGTTGAGAAAATTGGTATATTGTCTGATTCATTCACACATGGTCTTGCGGATTTTGATTATACGCTGCGGGCTGTGAAGAGTGGCGGCAAAGCCTGGGTGGCGCCAGGCTATTATGGTTATTGCATCAACGACCACGGTAAAAGTTGGTTGCCGGGCAGTATTCCATTGAAAAAAAGGATAGCTTATTTATATAGCCCTACGGGAATATCATATAAGGAATACCTGCTATATACACGCCGCCATTTCCCATTAATATTACCAAGCGTATTTGTAAAAGCCTGGTTAAAAACATTATTTCCGATACTTTACGATAAGTTTAAAAAGCAATAA